A single genomic interval of bacterium harbors:
- a CDS encoding tetratricopeptide repeat protein produces MKKIEQATGITSEASVIDAYSTAMHLAEEKRKQTWYAEAIIEYRNAIRQAEGLRSRARIAEALYFIGICEVRLTNLESALASFREARNLFQRSRNRERVADCYGNETYVHRMRADYKTAHQLAQKALAIYEKTDNKTRAAMIHQNIGAIYIEQKRPHKAAASMRLAFQIMTEVGNYEFANNVRIDLAKVIYSNDEVDESLEMLDQVIQEATNRNLTVQLAQALFTRGMMLPTLLRYEEAINDLVVATEHFHYLGDKRFEVLALTNLGSIRKLKGDNETARVDLERAILLSKEIKLPLLEHYAIRASAMVNHRRNFHEAATTQIESTIAYFHELGNPREENFSVFLRGLWNAELGLKAKAVVDFDRALTFCLRNPCHALSVETFFSV; encoded by the coding sequence TTGAAAAAGATCGAGCAAGCAACTGGCATTACGAGCGAAGCATCTGTTATCGATGCCTACTCAACTGCGATGCATCTTGCCGAAGAAAAACGCAAGCAAACTTGGTACGCCGAAGCGATCATTGAATACCGGAATGCCATTCGTCAGGCTGAAGGTTTGCGTAGTCGTGCACGGATTGCTGAAGCCTTATACTTTATCGGAATATGTGAAGTTCGTTTAACGAATCTGGAATCTGCACTAGCGAGTTTTCGTGAGGCACGTAACCTGTTCCAACGATCTCGCAATCGGGAGCGCGTCGCTGACTGCTATGGTAATGAAACGTATGTTCATCGGATGCGAGCAGATTACAAAACCGCTCACCAACTGGCTCAAAAAGCACTAGCCATTTATGAAAAGACCGATAATAAAACTCGTGCTGCCATGATTCATCAGAACATCGGCGCTATCTACATCGAACAAAAGCGTCCTCACAAAGCTGCAGCGAGCATGCGTTTGGCATTTCAGATTATGACAGAAGTCGGTAATTACGAGTTTGCAAACAACGTTCGCATCGATCTTGCCAAAGTGATATACAGTAACGATGAGGTGGACGAATCGTTGGAAATGCTGGATCAGGTCATTCAAGAAGCCACCAACAGAAATCTCACAGTACAGTTGGCACAAGCGCTTTTTACGCGTGGAATGATGTTGCCTACTCTGTTAAGGTATGAAGAGGCAATTAACGATCTCGTTGTCGCAACAGAACATTTTCATTACCTCGGTGATAAACGATTTGAAGTTCTTGCACTCACGAATCTAGGTAGCATCCGAAAACTGAAAGGAGACAACGAAACTGCAAGAGTTGATTTGGAAAGGGCAATCCTATTGTCGAAAGAAATCAAATTGCCATTACTAGAGCATTATGCGATTAGAGCCAGCGCGATGGTGAATCATCGTCGCAACTTTCATGAAGCTGCCACTACTCAGATTGAGAGTACCATTGCATATTTTCATGAGTTAGGGAATCCACGCGAAGAAAATTTCTCAGTGTTTCTAAGGGGACTGTGGAATGCTGAGCTAGGGTTAAAAGCGAAAGCTGTAGTAGATTTTGATCGAGCATTAACCTTTTGTCTAAGGAATCCTTGTCACGCGTTAAGTGTGGAAACGTTCTTTTCGGT